In a genomic window of Acidimicrobiales bacterium:
- a CDS encoding M28 family metallopeptidase — MSLVATAALVATSIGVPAEAAPSNNNSEKLRAAVTLEGVRRHQAAMQTAADLAGGNRFAGLEGHQRSVDYVVEQLRAAGYQPQLHTFTYDAFFEVTPTRLTQVSPTPSTYVNGNDFRIMSYSGSGDVTAPLAAPSGSPTACASADFAGFPAGSIALVSRGTCTFRTKTDNAIAAGATAVLIANNIPGVLNGTLGATGLSAIPSLGLTQALGQSLRAQMSTGSVVMHVVSNTRSQPLDTMNVLAETALGDPDNVVMVGAHLDSVSAGPGINDNGSGSAAILETAIQMAKAETHNKVRFAWWSAEESGLVGATRYVTSLAESELSKIALYLNFDMIGSPNFVRFVYDGDNSGGFADGAVGPAGSAAIEQAFVEYFASQGLASDPTPFNGRSDYGPFIARGVPAGGLFTGAEGIKTAAQAAVYGGTAGVAFDPCYHAACDTFANNSDTGLHQMSDAVAHAVITFAQNTSSVNGKEGKGNFKPRPSGATGGSGTEGGGGGLHDEHHDEEM, encoded by the coding sequence ATGTCGCTGGTGGCAACCGCGGCATTGGTCGCCACGTCGATCGGCGTGCCGGCGGAGGCGGCACCCAGCAACAACAACTCGGAGAAGCTGCGCGCCGCCGTGACCCTGGAAGGGGTGCGGCGCCACCAGGCTGCGATGCAAACGGCGGCCGACCTGGCGGGCGGCAACCGCTTCGCCGGCCTCGAGGGCCACCAGCGGTCGGTCGACTACGTGGTGGAGCAGTTGCGAGCCGCGGGCTACCAGCCGCAGCTCCATACGTTCACATACGACGCCTTCTTCGAGGTGACGCCCACGCGGCTCACCCAAGTCAGCCCGACGCCGAGCACCTACGTGAACGGCAACGACTTCCGCATCATGTCGTACTCCGGCTCCGGCGACGTCACCGCGCCGCTGGCTGCGCCCAGCGGCAGCCCGACGGCGTGCGCGTCGGCCGACTTCGCGGGCTTCCCGGCCGGGTCGATCGCCTTGGTCTCGCGGGGCACATGCACCTTCCGCACAAAGACCGACAACGCCATCGCCGCCGGTGCTACCGCCGTGCTGATCGCCAACAACATCCCGGGCGTGTTGAACGGGACCCTGGGCGCCACCGGCCTGTCGGCCATCCCCTCGTTGGGGCTGACGCAGGCGCTGGGCCAGTCGCTGCGAGCCCAGATGTCGACGGGTTCGGTTGTCATGCACGTTGTGTCCAACACCCGGTCGCAGCCGCTCGACACCATGAACGTGCTGGCCGAGACGGCGCTCGGCGATCCCGACAACGTCGTCATGGTCGGTGCCCACCTCGACTCGGTGAGCGCCGGGCCCGGCATCAACGACAACGGCTCGGGATCGGCGGCCATCCTCGAGACGGCCATCCAGATGGCCAAGGCCGAGACACACAACAAGGTGCGCTTCGCCTGGTGGTCGGCTGAGGAATCCGGGCTCGTCGGCGCCACCCGGTACGTCACCAGCCTGGCGGAGTCGGAGCTGTCGAAGATCGCCCTCTACCTCAACTTCGACATGATCGGCTCGCCCAACTTCGTGCGCTTCGTCTACGACGGCGACAACTCGGGAGGCTTCGCCGACGGCGCCGTCGGGCCTGCGGGCTCGGCTGCCATCGAGCAGGCCTTCGTCGAGTACTTCGCCTCGCAAGGCCTGGCGTCCGACCCGACGCCGTTCAACGGGCGCTCCGACTACGGGCCGTTCATCGCCCGGGGCGTCCCCGCGGGCGGCCTCTTCACCGGAGCCGAGGGCATCAAGACGGCGGCGCAGGCTGCGGTCTACGGCGGCACGGCAGGCGTCGCCTTCGACCCCTGCTACCACGCCGCGTGCGACACCTTCGCCAACAACAGCGACACCGGGCTCCACCAGATGTCCGACGCCGTGGCCCACGCCGTCATCACCTTCGCCCAGAACACCTCGTCGGTGAACGGCAAGGAAGGCAAGGGCAACTTCAAGCCGCGGCCGTCGGGCGCCACCGGCGGTTCCGGCACCGAGGGCGGCGGCGGCGGCCTCCACGACGAGCACCACGACGAGGAGATGTAG
- a CDS encoding adenylate/guanylate cyclase domain-containing protein — translation MDEWGRLVALLESLGATSDEVEAARDAGTLGPLALDLALRGDGPTLPMAESTARHGVPLELATRYWRALGFADVDGTTPVPADAGEALALVGTVGRELLGEDGTLALARVLGSSTARLAQAMVDSFRARFEAPQLAAGAAYPDVVADYVRLARDVLPPFLDAMGAVLRRHLVVVAAGNWSSDRESTATRRHVAVGFIDLVGYTALARTLGPSALGRLISTFEDVVTEASAGHRGRVVKLLGDAAMFAADNAADACGIALDVVEAAAGAGLPPLRGGLAMGEAVALQGDLFGDVVNLAARLVAVAPEGLVLADEALKAVGAEGITFEPLAPQPLKGFDAPAVAYAVRRR, via the coding sequence ATGGACGAGTGGGGGCGGCTGGTAGCGCTGTTGGAATCGCTGGGCGCCACCTCCGACGAGGTGGAGGCCGCCCGCGACGCAGGCACGCTCGGCCCCCTCGCCCTCGACCTCGCCTTGCGCGGCGACGGCCCCACCCTTCCAATGGCGGAGTCGACGGCGCGCCACGGCGTGCCGCTGGAACTGGCCACGCGGTACTGGCGGGCGTTGGGCTTCGCCGACGTGGACGGCACCACGCCCGTCCCCGCTGACGCGGGCGAGGCGTTGGCGTTGGTGGGCACCGTCGGCCGCGAGCTGTTGGGCGAAGACGGCACCCTCGCCTTGGCCCGGGTGCTGGGCTCGTCGACGGCACGGCTGGCCCAGGCCATGGTCGACTCCTTCCGCGCTCGCTTCGAGGCGCCGCAACTGGCGGCCGGCGCCGCCTACCCCGACGTGGTGGCCGACTACGTGCGCTTGGCACGCGACGTCCTGCCGCCGTTCCTCGACGCCATGGGCGCCGTCCTGCGCCGCCACCTAGTGGTGGTGGCGGCAGGCAACTGGTCGTCGGACCGGGAGAGCACCGCCACCCGCCGCCACGTGGCTGTCGGGTTCATTGACTTGGTGGGCTACACGGCGCTCGCCCGCACCTTGGGGCCGAGCGCGCTGGGCCGGCTCATCAGCACCTTCGAAGATGTGGTCACCGAGGCAAGTGCCGGGCACCGGGGCCGGGTGGTGAAGCTGCTGGGCGACGCCGCCATGTTCGCCGCCGACAACGCGGCCGACGCGTGCGGCATCGCCTTGGACGTGGTGGAGGCGGCGGCGGGCGCCGGCCTTCCACCGCTGCGGGGCGGGCTGGCGATGGGCGAGGCGGTGGCGTTGCAGGGCGACCTGTTCGGCGACGTCGTCAACCTCGCCGCCCGGTTGGTAGCCGTCGCCCCCGAGGGCCTGGTGCTGGCCGATGAAGCGCTCAAGGCCGTAGGTGCGGAAGGCATCACCTTCGAGCCGTTGGCGCCCCAGCCCCTCAAAGGCTTCGACGCCCCCGCCGTGGCCTATGCGGTGCGCCGACGGTAA
- a CDS encoding Hsp20/alpha crystallin family protein produces MPKTIEERMDDRQARRDGTSGEPGGETQRVPVNVYETDSAVVIVAPLPGVMPDDVSVTVEPGQVTIAASMRSAAPKDYLVHEWHYGPFERVVEVPDGYGADAKASFGNGQLAVSIGRGKTAGDGPLVLTPASH; encoded by the coding sequence ATGCCGAAGACCATCGAGGAACGAATGGACGACCGCCAAGCCCGCCGCGACGGCACTTCCGGCGAACCTGGAGGCGAGACGCAGCGCGTCCCGGTCAACGTCTACGAGACCGACAGTGCCGTGGTGATCGTGGCGCCGCTGCCCGGCGTGATGCCTGACGACGTGTCGGTCACCGTCGAGCCGGGCCAGGTCACCATCGCCGCCTCCATGCGGTCGGCGGCGCCCAAGGACTACCTGGTGCACGAGTGGCACTACGGGCCGTTCGAGCGGGTGGTCGAGGTGCCCGACGGCTACGGCGCCGACGCCAAGGCCAGCTTCGGCAACGGCCAGTTGGCCGTCAGCATCGGCCGGGGCAAGACGGCGGGCGACGGGCCGCTGGTGCTGACACCGGCCTCACACTGA
- a CDS encoding plastocyanin/azurin family copper-binding protein — MTRRALLLLALLVGACGGGDDDAADAPTTTSPIGVVSVQNSSFAPPSVSVKVGQKVTWTFRDSFSHTATADDGSFDSGRKSADATYEHTFATAGTFTYKCTVHPSMTGTVGVS, encoded by the coding sequence ATGACCCGACGTGCCCTCTTGCTGCTTGCCCTGCTGGTCGGCGCCTGCGGAGGCGGCGACGACGACGCAGCCGACGCTCCGACCACCACGTCGCCCATCGGTGTGGTGAGCGTGCAGAACAGCTCGTTCGCCCCGCCGTCGGTGTCGGTCAAGGTGGGCCAGAAGGTCACCTGGACGTTCCGCGACTCGTTTTCACACACCGCCACGGCCGACGACGGCTCCTTCGACAGCGGGCGAAAGTCGGCCGACGCCACCTACGAGCACACCTTTGCTACGGCGGGCACCTTCACCTACAAGTGCACCGTCCACCCGTCGATGACCGGCACGGTCGGCGTCTCCTGA